GCGGCGCGACCGCGTTGACTCCGACGGCGACGACGACGGGCGGCTCGACGTGAAGGCGCAAGCCGATGCACTGCCCGTGCGTGAGGCCGTTGTGCCCGTGCTGCCCGCCGCGCCATGCGGCCGCGCCGAGACCGAATGCGATCGGCAAGAGCTCGCGAAGCGGACCGCCGAGCGCCGGCGGAAGCCGCACGACGGGGCGCAGCAGCCGCGGGCGCACGGCAGCGGAGACGCCGGCGGCCGACCGCACGCCGAGAAGCGCTTCGCCGACCGTCGCGAGGTCGGCCGGGGACAGCGTGTAATTCGAGAAGGCCGGATGCCACAGCTCCGACATCGCCGTCATCGGCCCGAGGGGCGCGTAGCCGTTCGCGGCCGCGTCGAATGCGTGCCGGCCCGCGTCGTGCGGATCGTTGCCTGCATCCTCGATGCGCCCGGGCTCGATGCCGAGCGGACCCATCAGCTCCCGGCGGATCACCGCGAGACACGGCCGGCCGGCGACCCGCTCGAGGATTCGCCCGAGCAGCACCGACTCGGTGTGCTCGTAGCTGAAGACCGTGCCCGGCGCGAAGAAGCGCGGCGCGGCGCGCAAGTACGCGACGAGGCCGTCCCACGTGAGCGCCCGCGCCTGCGGAGCGAAGAGATCCGCGCCGCGGTAGCCGGAGGTGTGCGAGAGGAGATGCGACACGCGGACCGCGCGGCCGTGAGGCGTGCCGCGCAGCTCCGGCAGATACTCGCCGATCGGCGCGTCGAGATCGACCTCGCCGCGATCGACGCGCGCGAGCGTGACGGCCGCCGCGAGCAGCTTGGCGGTGCAGCCCAGATGAAAGCGGTGCTGCGGGGTGAGCGGCGCGGCTTCGCCCGCCCGGCATGTTCCGGCGCTCGCCTCGATGCGTGCGCCGCCGACGCTCGCCGCGAGCGCGACGCCCGGCACGCCGGTCTCGCGAACGAAGTGCTCGAGAAAAGATTGCAGGCGACCGCGGGCGGACGGCAGCGAAGCTGCCCGCCCTGCCGCGCCGAAGGGATTTTCGTGCTGCATTTCGCGGCTCATTTCACGGCCCCGCCGGGTCTGCCGCAGCAGCCGTTTCCGCGCGATTCGCTCCGAATCGCGCAGCCGCCTCCGGAGACCGAAATCCGGCGACAGCCGCCGGAAACGGCCCGATCGTGACGGCGCTTCGCCGCGCTACGCTTGCGCTCCGCAAGGAGAGCAACCGTGTCGTCGATCCCGCTGTTCAGGCCGGCCGCGGTGGCCGCGAGC
This genomic window from Gammaproteobacteria bacterium contains:
- a CDS encoding serine hydrolase domain-containing protein gives rise to the protein MQHENPFGAAGRAASLPSARGRLQSFLEHFVRETGVPGVALAASVGGARIEASAGTCRAGEAAPLTPQHRFHLGCTAKLLAAAVTLARVDRGEVDLDAPIGEYLPELRGTPHGRAVRVSHLLSHTSGYRGADLFAPQARALTWDGLVAYLRAAPRFFAPGTVFSYEHTESVLLGRILERVAGRPCLAVIRRELMGPLGIEPGRIEDAGNDPHDAGRHAFDAAANGYAPLGPMTAMSELWHPAFSNYTLSPADLATVGEALLGVRSAAGVSAAVRPRLLRPVVRLPPALGGPLRELLPIAFGLGAAAWRGGQHGHNGLTHGQCIGLRLHVEPPVVVAVGVNAVAPHLRDFALGAASAALTGEAASAAEPPPVELELERLQGVYLGPGRAWASAAFGDGRLRVSIRSGAAGPAVTAELADAGEGRGLVLRSPMPQLSLGFFGAPESEEAGLMVGLHAFKRVAPNPRAAAERSVRSK